Proteins from a genomic interval of Coleofasciculaceae cyanobacterium:
- a CDS encoding DUF2062 domain-containing protein — translation MSQKYRQRNWQLSKVYFKRSLLNILSPRYQHKRHQLRHQSWLRRRIHLTYLKLRRLRGKPKTVAKGLAIGVFAGSFPFFGIQSLIAIFLATICRGSKVAAVAATWISNPLILCTTICLQLQNWQVVTENKR, via the coding sequence ATGAGCCAGAAATATCGTCAGCGTAATTGGCAATTGAGCAAAGTCTACTTTAAAAGAAGCTTATTAAATATTTTGTCACCTCGTTATCAACACAAACGCCACCAGTTACGCCATCAATCTTGGTTAAGAAGACGTATTCATCTGACTTATTTAAAACTGCGGAGATTACGGGGTAAACCAAAAACGGTAGCTAAAGGCTTAGCCATAGGTGTTTTTGCGGGCAGTTTTCCTTTTTTTGGCATTCAAAGTCTGATTGCTATTTTTTTAGCGACTATTTGCCGTGGAAGCAAGGTAGCTGCTGTGGCTGCCACTTGGATTAGTAACCCTTTGATCTTATGTACCACTATTTGTCTTCAACTACAAAATTGGCAAGTTGTTACTGAGAACAAAAGATAG
- a CDS encoding ssl1498 family light-harvesting-like protein, whose amino-acid sequence MPYTEEEGGLLNNFAREPQMYTADKPDSTEKRNYAILGVLAFLLLSGLIAVAVYASGAS is encoded by the coding sequence ATGCCTTACACAGAAGAAGAAGGTGGATTACTAAATAATTTTGCTAGAGAACCTCAAATGTATACGGCAGATAAGCCAGATTCGACTGAAAAACGCAACTACGCAATCTTAGGCGTTTTAGCGTTTTTACTTTTGAGTGGTCTCATTGCAGTTGCGGTGTATGCTTCAGGTGCAAGCTAA
- a CDS encoding nuclear transport factor 2 family protein, whose protein sequence is MRKFATVLLLNLGIMSGLANTVQGESAATAPEELTEIISGIENAANNQDIEQLLEYYSDNFTNTDGLTTETLSDALIGIWNSYPELEYTTEIESWSQKGNQLIAETKTTIEGVQNTEGRKARLNSIIKSRQYFQNQKLVRQEILTEQSQLNSGNNPPQVQIDAPTVVTAGEKYNFDLIVNEPLGEQVLLGAVQEEKTAGNLYLNPTALELEPLPAGGIYKVATAPLLPESNWLSAILVRGDGMTMITHRINIKAKSNEPQN, encoded by the coding sequence ATGAGAAAATTTGCTACTGTTCTATTGCTAAATCTGGGAATTATGAGTGGTTTGGCAAATACAGTTCAAGGAGAAAGTGCTGCTACTGCACCAGAGGAATTAACCGAGATCATTTCTGGAATAGAAAATGCAGCCAATAATCAGGATATCGAGCAATTGCTAGAATACTATAGTGATAATTTTACGAATACGGACGGCTTAACTACCGAAACTCTGAGTGATGCCTTGATTGGGATCTGGAATAGTTATCCTGAACTTGAATACACAACAGAGATTGAGTCTTGGTCACAAAAGGGAAATCAGCTGATAGCAGAAACTAAAACTACTATTGAAGGCGTTCAAAATACTGAGGGAAGAAAAGCGCGCTTAAATTCTATTATTAAATCTCGTCAGTATTTTCAAAACCAAAAGCTAGTCCGTCAGGAAATTTTGACAGAACAATCTCAGCTAAATTCTGGCAATAACCCACCTCAAGTTCAAATTGATGCTCCAACTGTAGTAACAGCAGGAGAAAAATATAATTTCGATCTAATCGTTAATGAACCTTTGGGCGAGCAAGTTTTGCTGGGGGCAGTACAGGAAGAGAAAACGGCGGGTAATCTGTATCTTAACCCTACAGCACTAGAATTAGAACCATTGCCAGCGGGAGGAATTTATAAAGTGGCGACTGCTCCTTTGCTTCCCGAAAGCAACTGGCTTTCAGCAATTTTGGTTCGAGGTGATGGGATGACGATGATTACTCATCGAATCAATATTAAAGCCAAGTCAAATGAACCACAAAATTAA
- a CDS encoding DUF2062 domain-containing protein, with product MLLRTKDSTSPPLDIESFTEFKELGSTFAITLLTGSFVVGIILAVITYFYGLAILERWRDRGVIRRKIKRRNTRK from the coding sequence TTGTTACTGAGAACAAAAGATAGTACCTCACCGCCTTTAGACATCGAATCATTTACCGAATTTAAAGAATTGGGCTCAACTTTTGCCATTACGCTGCTAACGGGCAGCTTTGTAGTGGGAATAATTTTAGCCGTCATTACTTACTTTTACGGTTTGGCAATTTTAGAACGTTGGCGCGATCGCGGCGTTATTCGTCGTAAAATCAAGAGAAGAAACACCAGAAAATAA